From a single Sediminibacterium sp. KACHI17 genomic region:
- a CDS encoding four helix bundle protein yields the protein MRNFKELKVWQKSFELSIACYRLTESFPASERYNLISQVNSAAISIPSNIAEGGSRSSEKEYRRFLETALGSAYELETQILIVEALCYANANSLKSIIYKVKEVQKMLIGLIRTISKTSL from the coding sequence ATGCGAAATTTTAAAGAGTTGAAGGTTTGGCAAAAGAGTTTTGAGTTATCCATTGCATGTTATAGGCTTACCGAGTCATTTCCTGCTTCAGAACGCTATAATCTTATCAGCCAGGTCAATAGTGCAGCCATTTCTATTCCATCAAATATTGCGGAAGGAGGAAGTCGTAGTAGTGAAAAAGAATATCGGCGGTTTTTAGAAACTGCATTGGGGTCGGCTTACGAATTGGAAACTCAGATATTGATAGTAGAAGCCTTGTGTTATGCGAACGCAAATAGCTTAAAATCAATTATTTACAAAGTTAAAGAGGTTCAAAAAATGCTAATTGGATTGATTCGCACCATCTCCAAAACGAGCTTGTAG